The Streptomyces sp. Je 1-332 genome has a window encoding:
- the mqnP gene encoding menaquinone biosynthesis prenyltransferase MqnP has protein sequence MSADSATPELFGPEPAPPGKVKAFLRLVMIEHSVFALPFAYIAALTAMFQLDGNIHWGRLLLVTVCMVGLRTFAMAANRIIDREIDARNPRTAHRELVTGAVSVKSAWTGALVALVVFLGSAALLNPLCLALAPVAVIPMVVYPYGKRFTNFPQAILGLAQAIGPIGAWLAVTGEWSWQAVILGLAVGIWIGGFDLIYACQDVQTDREVGVMSVPARFGIPGAIWGARGCHLVTTALFVWYAADTGAGVFFWLGLAVVAGAFVYEHSIVRPHDLSRLNRAFFQVNGFIGIALFVCALLDLLVRGLTV, from the coding sequence ATGAGTGCTGATTCAGCGACCCCGGAACTCTTCGGGCCCGAGCCCGCCCCGCCCGGCAAGGTCAAGGCGTTCCTGCGCCTCGTCATGATCGAGCACTCGGTCTTCGCGCTGCCCTTCGCCTACATCGCCGCGCTGACCGCGATGTTCCAGCTGGACGGGAACATCCACTGGGGCCGGCTGCTCCTCGTCACCGTCTGCATGGTCGGCCTGCGGACGTTCGCCATGGCGGCGAACCGCATCATCGACCGGGAGATCGACGCCCGTAACCCGAGGACCGCGCACCGCGAACTCGTCACGGGCGCGGTGTCGGTGAAGTCCGCCTGGACGGGCGCGCTGGTCGCGCTCGTGGTTTTCCTGGGCTCGGCCGCGCTGCTCAACCCGCTGTGCCTGGCGCTCGCGCCGGTCGCGGTGATCCCGATGGTGGTCTACCCCTACGGCAAGCGGTTCACGAACTTCCCGCAGGCGATCCTCGGCCTCGCCCAGGCCATCGGCCCGATCGGCGCCTGGCTCGCCGTCACCGGCGAGTGGTCCTGGCAGGCGGTCATCCTCGGCCTCGCGGTCGGGATCTGGATCGGCGGCTTCGACCTGATCTACGCCTGCCAGGACGTGCAGACGGACCGCGAGGTCGGCGTGATGTCGGTGCCCGCGCGCTTCGGCATCCCGGGCGCCATCTGGGGAGCGCGCGGCTGCCACCTGGTGACCACCGCGCTGTTCGTCTGGTACGCGGCGGACACCGGGGCGGGTGTCTTCTTCTGGCTGGGGCTCGCGGTGGTCGCCGGGGCGTTCGTCTACGAGCACAGCATCGTCAGGCCGCACGACCTCTCCCGGCTCAACCGCGCCTTCTTCCAGGTCAACGGCTTCATCGGCATCGCGCTCTTCGTCTGCGCGCTGCTCGATCTGCTGGTGCGCGGGCTGACCGTCTAG
- a CDS encoding UbiX family flavin prenyltransferase, with protein sequence MKPGDTQRKPWIVGVSGASGTPYAAAVLRALLAAGESVDLVVSRASRLTILDETGIAFRDAHWQEDLREWLGRGADGKPGTFDVPVDDVRYWAAGDLAAGPSSGSYATKGMLIVPASTACVAGVALGLSKDLLQRSASVTLKEGRRLVVCVRETPLNGQTLKHLVTLDEAGAIVLPASPAFYAGATHIQDLVDFVAGRTLDAAGVPHQLYRRWKGELGGGSAPSGD encoded by the coding sequence GTGAAGCCAGGAGATACACAGCGTAAGCCTTGGATCGTGGGGGTGTCGGGGGCCTCGGGGACCCCGTATGCCGCCGCAGTGCTGCGGGCGCTGCTCGCGGCCGGGGAGAGCGTGGACCTGGTGGTCTCGCGGGCCTCGCGGCTGACGATCCTCGACGAGACGGGCATCGCCTTCCGGGACGCGCACTGGCAGGAGGACCTGCGGGAGTGGCTCGGGCGCGGTGCCGACGGCAAGCCGGGGACCTTCGACGTGCCGGTGGACGACGTGCGGTACTGGGCGGCGGGCGATCTGGCCGCCGGTCCCTCGTCGGGGTCGTACGCGACGAAGGGGATGCTGATCGTGCCCGCTTCGACGGCGTGCGTGGCCGGGGTGGCGCTGGGGCTCTCGAAGGATCTGCTGCAGCGGTCGGCGAGCGTGACGCTCAAGGAAGGCCGCCGGCTCGTGGTCTGCGTACGCGAGACGCCGCTGAACGGACAGACGCTGAAGCACTTGGTGACGCTGGACGAGGCGGGCGCGATCGTGCTGCCCGCCTCTCCGGCGTTCTACGCGGGGGCGACGCACATCCAGGATCTGGTGGACTTCGTCGCCGGGCGGACGCTGGACGCGGCAGGGGTGCCGCATCAGCTGTACCGCCGTTGGAAGGGGGAGCTCGGTGGAGGCTCGGCCCCTTCGGGGGACTAG
- a CDS encoding Lrp/AsnC family transcriptional regulator, with translation MDAVDRQLIQALRENGRASYAELGRLVGLSGPSVTDRINRLEAAGVITGYRATVDSASLGLGVIALIGISLSDAADHEDVARRLKDLHEIEDCWFIAGDDSYMLKIRATDVDGLEKTIRRLSGTKGVSRTRTTIVLSTKWENRVGELPEEE, from the coding sequence ATGGACGCCGTGGACAGGCAGCTCATCCAGGCCCTGCGCGAGAACGGCAGGGCCTCGTACGCCGAACTCGGCCGGCTCGTCGGCCTCTCGGGACCGAGCGTCACGGACCGGATCAACCGCCTGGAGGCGGCGGGTGTCATCACCGGCTACCGCGCGACCGTGGACTCCGCGTCGCTCGGCCTCGGCGTCATCGCCCTCATCGGCATCTCCCTCTCGGACGCCGCCGACCACGAGGACGTCGCCCGGCGCTTGAAGGATCTGCACGAGATCGAGGACTGCTGGTTCATCGCGGGCGACGACTCGTACATGCTCAAGATCCGGGCCACGGACGTGGACGGCCTGGAGAAGACGATCCGCAGGCTGAGCGGCACCAAGGGCGTCTCCAGGACGCGTACGACGATCGTGCTCTCCACGAAGTGGGAGAACCGCGTCGGGGAGCTGCCCGAGGAGGAGTGA
- the mqnE gene encoding aminofutalosine synthase MqnE — MDAGLKRELEQKVRDGERLSREDGIALYESDDLAWLGGLAHEVRTRKNGDVVHFNVNRHLNMTNVCTASCAYCSFQRKPGEKDAYTMRIEEAVRLAKAMEGENLTELHIVNGLHPNLPWRYYPRSLSELKKALPDVSLKAFTATEIHHFETISGMSASDILDELIEAGLESLTGGGAEIFDWEVRQHIVDHRTHWEDWSRIHRLAHEKGLKTPCTMLYGHIEERRHRVDHVLRLRELQDETGGFQVFIPLRYQHDFVDMKDGKVRNRLQARTTMASGAEALKTFAVSRLLFDNVPHVKVFWVMHGLQTTQLALQHGADDMDGSVVEYKITHDADNFGTPNKLTREDLLDLIREAGFRPVERNTRYESIREYEGPDLSLRETPQAMRV; from the coding sequence ATGGACGCAGGTCTCAAGCGCGAACTTGAGCAGAAGGTCCGGGACGGTGAGCGGCTGTCCCGCGAGGACGGCATCGCCCTCTACGAGTCGGACGATCTCGCCTGGCTCGGCGGCCTCGCCCACGAGGTGCGCACGCGCAAGAACGGCGACGTCGTGCACTTCAACGTCAACCGCCACCTCAACATGACGAACGTGTGCACCGCCTCGTGCGCGTACTGCTCGTTCCAGCGCAAGCCGGGCGAGAAGGACGCGTACACGATGCGCATCGAGGAGGCCGTCCGCCTCGCCAAGGCGATGGAGGGCGAGAACCTCACCGAGCTGCACATCGTCAACGGCCTGCACCCCAACCTGCCGTGGCGCTACTACCCGCGCTCGCTCAGCGAGCTCAAGAAGGCGCTCCCGGACGTCTCGCTGAAGGCGTTCACGGCCACGGAGATCCACCACTTCGAGACGATCTCGGGGATGTCGGCCTCCGACATCCTGGACGAGCTGATCGAGGCGGGCCTCGAATCGCTCACCGGCGGCGGCGCGGAGATCTTCGACTGGGAGGTCCGCCAGCACATCGTCGACCACCGCACCCACTGGGAGGACTGGTCGCGCATCCACCGCCTCGCGCACGAGAAGGGTCTCAAGACCCCGTGCACGATGCTGTACGGCCACATCGAGGAGCGCCGGCACCGGGTCGACCACGTACTGCGGCTGCGTGAACTCCAGGACGAGACCGGCGGGTTCCAGGTCTTCATCCCGCTGCGCTACCAGCACGACTTCGTGGACATGAAGGACGGCAAGGTCAGGAACCGCCTCCAGGCGCGCACGACCATGGCGTCGGGCGCCGAGGCCCTGAAGACCTTCGCGGTCTCGCGTCTCCTCTTCGACAACGTCCCGCACGTCAAGGTCTTCTGGGTCATGCACGGCCTGCAGACGACGCAGCTCGCGCTCCAGCACGGCGCGGACGACATGGACGGCTCGGTCGTCGAGTACAAGATCACGCACGACGCGGACAACTTCGGCACGCCGAACAAGCTGACGCGTGAGGACCTGCTCGACCTCATCCGCGAGGCGGGCTTCCGCCCCGTCGAGCGGAACACGCGCTACGAGTCGATCCGTGAGTACGAGGGTCCGGACCTGTCGCTCAGGGAGACGCCGCAGGCGATGCGGGTCTGA
- a CDS encoding GNAT family N-acetyltransferase produces MTLTFRLDPEIDPALRDGVLALWADVSNAGGAVGFVPPVTVDDIRPEWLKRLAQLSKGETRLLVGYDEDGAVAATAFLAYNTHRLMTHWIWLYVVMVHPKHQGKAYGRDLMAAAADAARGIDGIQAIRLTCRGGTGVDRFYESCGYKEVGRVPGAIRVAPGDDRDDITMLLPLG; encoded by the coding sequence ATGACGCTTACCTTCCGGCTGGACCCGGAGATCGATCCCGCCCTCCGTGACGGTGTCCTCGCGCTCTGGGCCGACGTGTCCAACGCCGGCGGGGCCGTCGGTTTCGTACCGCCCGTGACGGTCGACGACATCCGGCCCGAGTGGCTCAAGCGCCTGGCCCAGCTGAGCAAGGGCGAGACCCGGCTGCTCGTCGGGTACGACGAGGACGGCGCCGTCGCCGCGACCGCCTTCCTCGCCTACAACACGCACCGGCTGATGACGCACTGGATCTGGCTGTACGTGGTGATGGTGCACCCCAAGCACCAGGGCAAGGCATACGGGCGCGACCTGATGGCCGCCGCGGCCGACGCGGCGCGCGGCATCGACGGCATCCAGGCGATCCGGCTGACCTGCCGCGGCGGCACCGGCGTCGACCGGTTCTACGAGTCCTGCGGATACAAGGAGGTCGGGCGCGTGCCCGGCGCGATCCGCGTCGCCCCCGGTGACGACCGCGACGACATCACCATGCTTCTGCCGCTCGGCTGA
- a CDS encoding DUF4229 domain-containing protein translates to MLRYTLMRLGVFVGCFFAVWGLVYIGALPKGLGDSNLLWVLLLALVISAPISFVVLRGERDRASIQVVERVERTKANLEANRTQEDLADDAARAKS, encoded by the coding sequence ATGCTCCGCTACACGCTGATGCGCCTCGGGGTCTTCGTGGGCTGCTTTTTCGCGGTCTGGGGGCTTGTCTACATCGGGGCCCTGCCGAAGGGGCTCGGCGACTCCAACCTCCTGTGGGTCCTGCTGCTCGCCCTCGTCATCTCCGCACCCATCAGCTTCGTGGTGCTGCGTGGGGAGCGGGACCGGGCCTCGATCCAGGTCGTCGAGCGCGTGGAGCGCACCAAGGCCAACCTGGAGGCGAACCGCACCCAGGAGGACCTCGCCGACGACGCGGCCCGTGCGAAGTCATAG
- a CDS encoding dicarboxylate/amino acid:cation symporter: protein MSANSPVSPADKAEQPKSGSRIPKFLKLPFWAQILGGLVLGVLLGWLARSQDVSWLVTTLDKVGSTFIGLLKLAVAPLVFFAILVSITNLRKVNNAARLASQTLVWFMITSLIAVVIGLAIGLITNPGAGTGLTPKDGAKPDQAGSWIDFLTGIIPTDVITPFTQLNVLQIVFMAAVAGIAVLKIGDKAQPILDLSESVLALLQKALWWVIKLSPIGTIGLIGFAIADYGWDLISKYATFTADIYVGCALVMFGVYPLLLSTVAKVNPLQFFKGAWPAIQLAFVSRSSVGTMPVTQKVTERLGVPKEYTSFAVPFGATTKMDGCAAIYPAIAAIFVAQIFDVQMGIKEYLLIAFVSVVGSAATAGLTGATVMLTLTLSTLGLPMEGVGLLLAIDPVLDMMRTATNVAGQAAVPVIVAAREKILDREAYENASASPLDDFDGSLDEPQTVPAAA from the coding sequence GTGTCCGCGAACTCCCCCGTATCCCCGGCCGACAAGGCCGAGCAGCCGAAGTCCGGCTCCCGGATACCCAAGTTCCTCAAGCTGCCCTTCTGGGCCCAGATCCTCGGCGGTCTGGTCCTCGGTGTCCTGCTCGGCTGGCTGGCCCGCAGCCAGGACGTGTCCTGGCTCGTCACCACCCTGGACAAGGTCGGCAGCACCTTCATCGGGCTCCTGAAGCTGGCGGTCGCCCCGCTCGTCTTCTTCGCCATCCTGGTGTCGATCACCAACCTGCGTAAGGTCAACAACGCCGCACGGCTCGCCTCGCAGACGCTGGTCTGGTTCATGATCACGTCGCTGATCGCGGTCGTCATCGGCCTCGCGATCGGGCTCATCACGAACCCGGGCGCCGGCACCGGCCTCACCCCGAAGGACGGCGCCAAGCCGGACCAGGCGGGCTCCTGGATCGACTTCCTCACCGGGATCATCCCGACGGACGTCATCACGCCGTTCACCCAGCTCAACGTCCTTCAGATCGTCTTCATGGCCGCCGTCGCCGGTATCGCCGTACTGAAGATCGGGGACAAGGCGCAGCCGATCCTCGACCTGAGCGAGTCGGTCCTCGCCCTCCTCCAGAAGGCCCTGTGGTGGGTCATCAAGCTGTCGCCGATCGGCACCATCGGCCTCATCGGCTTCGCCATCGCCGACTACGGCTGGGACCTGATCAGCAAGTACGCGACGTTCACCGCCGACATCTACGTCGGCTGCGCCCTGGTCATGTTCGGCGTCTACCCGCTGCTGCTGTCCACGGTCGCCAAGGTCAACCCGCTCCAGTTCTTCAAGGGCGCCTGGCCCGCGATCCAGCTGGCCTTCGTCTCGCGCTCCTCGGTCGGCACGATGCCGGTCACCCAGAAGGTCACCGAGCGGCTCGGCGTGCCGAAGGAGTACACCTCCTTCGCGGTGCCGTTCGGCGCCACCACCAAGATGGACGGCTGCGCCGCGATCTACCCCGCGATCGCCGCGATCTTCGTCGCGCAGATCTTCGACGTGCAGATGGGCATCAAGGAGTACCTGCTCATCGCCTTCGTCTCGGTGGTGGGTTCCGCGGCGACCGCCGGTCTCACCGGCGCCACGGTCATGCTGACCCTGACCCTGTCGACGCTGGGCCTGCCGATGGAGGGCGTGGGCCTGCTGCTCGCCATCGACCCGGTCCTGGACATGATGCGTACGGCCACGAACGTGGCCGGGCAGGCGGCCGTGCCGGTGATCGTCGCCGCCCGCGAGAAGATCCTCGACCGTGAGGCCTACGAGAACGCGTCGGCTTCGCCGCTCGACGACTTCGACGGGTCCCTCGACGAGCCGCAGACGGTGCCTGCCGCCGCCTGA
- a CDS encoding ABC transporter permease, whose amino-acid sequence MSAISLAVRDSNTMLRRNLLHAWRYPSATLNLLLAPIMMLLLFVYIFGDVMSAGIGGGGADRSDYVAYIVPGILMMTIGSTVIGAAVYVSMDMTEGLIARFRTMRIYRGSMMIGYVAGSVLQCLASVVLVGAVAVAIGFRSTDATALEWLAALGLLALFAVALTWIAVGMGVASPNVEAAANSAQPLILLPLISSAFIPAGSMPGWFQPIAEYQPFTPAIETLRGLLLGTEIGNDWWIALAWCFALIALGYRWSTAQFNRDPK is encoded by the coding sequence ATGAGCGCCATCTCCCTCGCCGTGCGCGACTCGAACACGATGCTGCGCCGCAACCTGCTGCACGCGTGGCGCTATCCGTCCGCGACCCTGAACCTGCTGCTCGCGCCGATCATGATGCTGCTGCTCTTCGTCTACATCTTCGGCGACGTGATGAGCGCGGGCATCGGCGGCGGCGGCGCGGACCGCTCCGACTACGTCGCCTACATCGTCCCGGGCATCCTGATGATGACCATCGGCTCCACCGTGATCGGGGCCGCGGTGTACGTCTCCATGGACATGACCGAGGGCCTCATCGCCCGCTTCCGCACGATGCGGATCTACCGCGGCTCCATGATGATCGGCTACGTCGCCGGCAGCGTGCTGCAGTGCCTCGCAAGCGTGGTCCTCGTCGGCGCCGTCGCCGTGGCCATCGGCTTCCGGTCCACCGACGCCACGGCCCTGGAGTGGCTTGCCGCCTTGGGGCTGCTCGCGCTGTTCGCGGTGGCGCTCACCTGGATCGCGGTCGGGATGGGCGTCGCGAGCCCGAACGTCGAGGCAGCCGCCAACAGCGCCCAGCCGCTGATCCTGCTGCCGCTCATCTCCAGCGCCTTCATCCCGGCCGGCTCGATGCCGGGCTGGTTCCAGCCGATCGCCGAGTACCAGCCCTTCACCCCGGCCATCGAAACCCTGCGCGGCCTCCTGCTCGGCACCGAGATCGGCAACGACTGGTGGATCGCCCTCGCCTGGTGCTTCGCCCTGATCGCGCTCGGCTACCGCTGGTCGACGGCACAGTTCAACCGCGACCCGAAGTAG
- a CDS encoding ATP-binding cassette domain-containing protein yields MPSSVMSTSSQSGAPQSPAAVSTLGLRKSYGDKVVLDGIDLHIPAGSVFALLGPNGAGKTTAVKILSTLITADGGQAQVAGHDIATSPDGVRAAIGVTGQFSAVDGLITGEENMLLMADLHHLPRGEGRRVAAELLQRFDLTEAAKKPASTYSGGMKRRLDIAMTLVGNPLIIFLDEPTTGLDPRSRHNMWAIIRELVSDGVTVFLTTQYLEEADELADRIAVLNDGKIAAEGTAEELKRLIPGGHVRLRFSDPTAYQHATSTLTEATRDDEALTLQLPSDGTQRELRSILDWLDSAGIEADELTVHTPDLDDVFFALTGSDTRVPTQTKENVR; encoded by the coding sequence ATGCCTTCATCTGTCATGTCCACATCCAGCCAGAGTGGTGCTCCGCAGTCGCCCGCCGCCGTCTCCACCCTCGGTCTGCGCAAGTCGTACGGCGACAAGGTCGTCCTCGACGGCATCGATCTGCACATCCCGGCAGGGTCGGTGTTCGCGCTGCTCGGCCCGAACGGCGCGGGCAAGACCACCGCCGTGAAGATCCTCTCCACGCTCATCACGGCCGACGGCGGCCAGGCCCAGGTCGCGGGCCACGACATCGCCACCTCCCCGGACGGGGTACGCGCCGCGATCGGTGTCACCGGTCAGTTCTCCGCCGTGGACGGCCTGATCACCGGCGAGGAGAACATGCTCCTCATGGCCGACCTGCACCACCTGCCCCGAGGGGAAGGCCGCCGCGTCGCCGCCGAACTCCTTCAGCGGTTCGATCTCACCGAGGCCGCCAAGAAGCCCGCCTCCACCTACTCCGGCGGCATGAAGCGCCGCCTGGACATCGCCATGACCCTGGTCGGCAACCCGCTGATCATCTTCCTCGACGAGCCCACCACCGGCCTCGACCCCCGCTCCCGCCACAACATGTGGGCCATCATCCGGGAGCTGGTCTCCGACGGGGTGACCGTCTTTCTCACCACCCAGTACCTCGAAGAGGCCGACGAACTCGCCGACCGCATCGCCGTGTTGAACGACGGCAAGATCGCAGCAGAAGGCACCGCCGAGGAGTTGAAGCGACTCATCCCCGGCGGCCACGTACGGCTGAGGTTCTCGGACCCGACCGCGTACCAGCACGCGACCAGCACCCTCACCGAAGCGACCCGCGACGACGAGGCCCTCACCCTCCAACTCCCCAGCGACGGCACCCAGCGCGAACTGCGCTCCATCCTCGACTGGCTGGACTCCGCCGGCATCGAGGCCGACGAACTCACCGTCCACACCCCCGACCTCGACGACGTCTTCTTCGCCCTCACCGGCAGCGACACCCGCGTCCCCACCCAGACCAAGGAGAACGTCCGATGA
- a CDS encoding DUF4097 family beta strand repeat-containing protein, whose translation MPSFDTPEAISVAAHVGAGSIRFTAGDRPDTLVEVAAQNPKSNKDVRAAEQTQVTYASGVLNIRTKERLVIGPTGAVDVTVELPTGSHVEVGGSWTQVLGEGRLGKVRVKSSGGDVRLDTTGPVHLTVSHGSITVDRVEGAAEVTTSSGSIRVGLVDGPAVLKNSHGATTVGAATGDLRVSGANGAIEIARAEGSVTATNAHGALRVAEAVRGTVQLETDYGAIEVGIRNGTAAWLDVSSDKGQVRNLLTSSEGPEETEDTVKVRARTRHGNIDIVRAKA comes from the coding sequence ATGCCTTCTTTCGACACTCCCGAAGCGATCTCGGTCGCGGCACACGTAGGGGCCGGTTCCATCCGGTTCACCGCCGGCGACCGGCCCGACACCCTCGTCGAGGTCGCGGCCCAGAACCCGAAGAGCAACAAGGACGTACGGGCCGCCGAGCAGACCCAGGTCACGTACGCGAGCGGCGTTCTGAACATCAGGACGAAGGAGCGCCTCGTGATCGGCCCGACCGGCGCCGTCGACGTGACGGTCGAACTGCCCACGGGCTCACACGTCGAGGTGGGCGGTTCCTGGACCCAGGTGCTCGGCGAGGGCAGGCTCGGCAAGGTCCGCGTGAAGTCCTCGGGGGGAGACGTCCGCCTCGACACGACCGGGCCGGTCCACCTGACCGTCTCCCACGGCTCGATCACCGTCGACCGCGTCGAGGGCGCGGCGGAGGTCACGACCAGCTCCGGCAGCATCCGCGTCGGTCTCGTCGACGGTCCCGCCGTGCTGAAGAACTCGCACGGCGCCACCACCGTCGGCGCCGCGACCGGCGACCTGCGGGTGAGCGGCGCCAACGGCGCCATCGAGATCGCCCGCGCCGAGGGCTCGGTCACCGCGACCAACGCACACGGCGCCCTGCGCGTCGCCGAAGCCGTCCGCGGCACCGTCCAGTTGGAGACCGACTACGGTGCCATCGAGGTCGGCATCCGCAACGGCACGGCCGCCTGGCTCGACGTCAGCTCCGACAAGGGCCAGGTGCGCAACTTGCTCACCTCGTCCGAGGGCCCGGAGGAGACCGAGGACACCGTGAAGGTCCGCGCCCGCACCCGCCACGGAAACATCGACATCGTCCGCGCGAAGGCCTGA
- a CDS encoding TetR/AcrR family transcriptional regulator, whose protein sequence is MPRAVREQQMLDAAVRIFGQRGYRAASMDEIAEVAGVSKPLVYLYLNSKEELFTACIRREAAALVAAVRGGVSGGGVSGGAPADRQLWAGLRAFFTHTAERPDAWVVLHQQARTQGEPFAAEVTVMREEIVAFVTSLIAEAAREAHRKPELADREVAGLAQALVGAAESLAGWANGDPSVSAKEAAATLMNFAWAGLGELMEGRRWLP, encoded by the coding sequence ATGCCGAGGGCCGTGCGGGAGCAGCAGATGCTGGATGCCGCCGTACGGATCTTCGGGCAGCGGGGGTACCGGGCGGCCTCCATGGACGAGATCGCGGAGGTCGCGGGGGTATCGAAGCCGCTGGTGTATCTGTACCTGAACTCCAAGGAAGAGCTGTTCACGGCGTGCATCCGGCGGGAGGCCGCGGCGTTGGTCGCGGCGGTGCGGGGCGGGGTGAGTGGCGGCGGGGTGAGTGGCGGCGCGCCCGCCGACCGGCAGTTGTGGGCCGGCCTGCGGGCCTTCTTCACGCATACGGCGGAGCGGCCCGACGCGTGGGTGGTCCTGCATCAGCAGGCGCGGACGCAGGGGGAGCCGTTCGCTGCCGAAGTCACCGTGATGCGCGAGGAGATCGTGGCGTTCGTGACGTCACTGATCGCGGAGGCGGCACGGGAGGCGCACCGGAAGCCGGAGCTCGCGGATCGTGAAGTGGCGGGGCTCGCCCAGGCGTTGGTGGGGGCGGCGGAGTCCCTCGCCGGTTGGGCGAACGGGGACCCGTCGGTGTCGGCGAAGGAAGCCGCGGCGACGCTGATGAACTTCGCGTGGGCGGGGCTGGGGGAGCTGATGGAGGGGCGGAGGTGGCTGCCGTAG
- a CDS encoding MaoC/PaaZ C-terminal domain-containing protein — MLAPQLLRGAILSPLKRAPFDAPLPDSRPAVSELRADVERLDAYSRLCGFPTPGTGHGHRVLPLTYPHVLAFPLAMRLMTTRAFPLPLLGLVHTSIEIDQRRALTTDDSLELCVYASQLAPHRRGTEATLVTEARVDGAAVWTSSSTYLARHRTTTAPATPRASKDEPLPALGEWPLPRDLGRRYGAVSGDRNPIHLYPLTARLLGFPRAIAHGMWTAARCLAELGSAGTTPEAAPEAAHATVEFRAPVLLPSTVTYAAEGPAFQLRNPATGAIHLSGTLR, encoded by the coding sequence ATGCTCGCCCCCCAGCTCCTCCGCGGTGCGATCCTCTCTCCCCTCAAGCGGGCCCCGTTCGACGCCCCGCTCCCCGACTCGCGGCCCGCGGTCAGTGAGCTGCGGGCCGATGTCGAGCGGCTCGACGCCTACTCGCGGCTCTGCGGGTTCCCCACCCCCGGGACGGGCCACGGGCACCGCGTCCTGCCCCTCACCTACCCCCACGTCCTCGCCTTCCCCCTGGCCATGCGGCTCATGACCACCCGCGCCTTTCCGCTCCCGCTCCTCGGCCTCGTCCACACCTCCATCGAGATCGACCAGCGCCGCGCCCTGACCACCGACGACAGCCTCGAACTGTGCGTGTACGCAAGCCAGTTGGCGCCCCACCGCCGTGGCACCGAAGCCACCCTCGTCACCGAGGCACGCGTCGACGGCGCCGCCGTATGGACCTCCAGCAGCACCTATCTGGCCCGGCATCGCACCACCACCGCACCGGCCACCCCGCGCGCGAGCAAGGACGAGCCGCTTCCCGCCCTCGGCGAGTGGCCCCTCCCCCGCGACCTCGGCCGCCGCTACGGCGCCGTCTCAGGTGACCGCAACCCCATCCACCTGTACCCCCTCACCGCCCGCCTCCTCGGCTTCCCCCGCGCCATCGCCCACGGCATGTGGACCGCGGCCCGCTGCCTCGCGGAGCTCGGATCAGCCGGAACCACCCCCGAAGCCGCCCCCGAAGCCGCCCACGCCACCGTCGAGTTCAGGGCACCCGTCCTGCTCCCCAGCACCGTCACCTACGCCGCCGAAGGCCCCGCCTTCCAGCTCCGCAACCCGGCCACCGGCGCGATCCACCTCAGCGGAACCCTCCGCTGA